The genomic DNA CTGGCCCTCGTGGGGGGCGCGCTGGCGTTGTTGCTGGTGGGGGTGGGAATCGTCGCCCTGGGCCGCTCGCCCGCGGAGGCCGCCATCTCCGAGGTGGCCGAGGCCCCCTCTCCCAAGGAGAAGGCCGCGCTGGCGGAGAAGGCTCGCAAGCTCATCGCGGAGGGCGAGGCGTCGCCGGGCGAGCGCGAGGGGTTGCTCGGCCGGCTCGACGAGGCCCTGGACAAACCCCGGGACGCGGTGCGGCACTACTCCGCCGCGGTGAAGGCCGGCCAGGAGGATGCCTCGGAACGGCTCACCGGGCTGCTCGCGCACAAGGACTGCTCCGTGCGCGTCGACGCCGCGGAGGCGCTGGGGGCGCTCAAGGTGAGCTCGGCGCGGGGTGCCTTGGAGTCGCTCGCGAAGGAGGGCGGTCCGGGCGAGCGCCGGGGTCTCTTTGGATGCGACTCGCGCGATGCGGCGGACAAGGCGTTGAAGCGGCTCGGCCGGTGAGAGGACACGCGATGACACGGGTGAAGACGGGATTGGATGTGTGGGTGGAGCAGGGCTTCGCGCCTCTCCGGGGCAAGCGGGTGGGCGCCATCGTCAACCCGACGAGCGTGGACTCGGGCTTCCGCCACCTGGCGGACCTGCTGGTGCGCGCGCCCGGGGTGGAACTGGCGGCGCTCTTCGGCCCCGAGCACGGCATTCGCGGCGAGGCCCAGTACATGGTCGCCGTGGACGACGCGCGCGACCGGCGCACGGGCGTGCCCGTGTTCAGCCTCTACGGCTCCACCTTCGAATCGCTCTCGCCGCGTCCCGAGTGGCTCGAGGGCCTGGACGCGCTCGTCTTCGACATTCAAGACGTGGGCAGCCGCTACTACACCTACGTCTACACCATGGCCCTGGCCATGAAGGCCGCGGCGAAGGCGAAGGTGCCCTTCTACGTGCTGGACCGGCCCAACCCCCTCAACGGCGTCACCGTCGAGGGCAACCTCGTGGGCGAGCGCTACCGCTCCTTCGTGGGCCTGTACCCCCTTCCCAACCGCCACGGCATGACGGCGGGGGAGCTGGCCCGGCTCTTCAATGACGAGCAGGGCTTTGGCTGCGAGCTGACGGTGGTGCCCATGGAGGGCTGGCGGCGCGAGCACTTCTGGAGCGACACGGGGCTGCCCTTCCTGCCACCCTCGCCCAACATGCCCACCGCGGACACGGCGCTCGTCTACCCGGGCATGTGCCAGGGCGAGGGCACCAACGTCTCCGAGGGCCGGGGCACCTGCCGCCCCTTCGAGCAGTTCGGCGCGCCGTGGGTGGACTCGGACGCGCTCATCGCCCGCCTGGAGCGCGAGGCCCTGCCCGGGGTGCGCTTCCGGGCGGTGGGATTCACCCCTACCTTCGACAAGTACCGGGGCGAGTCGTGCAGTGGCGCCTTCATCCACGTCACGGACCGGAGCGCCTTCCTGCCGCTGCGCACGGGGATCGCCATCTTCCAGGCCCTGTACGAGCTGGGGCAGGGCCGGGGCTTCTCCTGGCGCGAGGACGCCTACGAGTTCGTGGACGACGTGCCCGCCTTCGATCTGCTGTGCGGTACGGACCAGGTCCGCCGGGGAATCGAGGCGGGCTGGCCCCTGGATCGTTTGCTGGAAGGCTTCGAGGAGCAGTCCCGGGACTTCACCCGGCGCCGGGAGCGCCACCTGCTGTACGCTCACGGCCCGTGAGCCAAGACGTCATCGGGATTCTCTCCGACAGCCATGGGGACCTGGCCGCCTTCGATGCGGCCTATGAACTGCTGCGCGCCAAGGGCGCCCATCGCTTCCTCTTCCTGGGAGGCCGCTACTCCGATCTGGACGAGTGGATTCTCGATCGGCGCGAGCGCAGCCGGGGAGGGCGCGAGTACTCGGGCGCGGACTTCATCCAGGACGTGTCGCGCTGGCTGTCCGTGGCCGACCAGAAGCCGCGTCCCCGCGCGCTGTCCGGCGGCTTTCCCGCCGTCAAGACGCCCGAGGAGGATCCGTTGCTCGTGCGCGAGAGCTTCCTGCGCGCCCCCGAGCGGGACTGCCTCCAGTACCGCGACCCCGCCATCCCCCGGAAGATACTGGACATGGTGGGGGACACCCTGTGCTGCGCCGTGCACGACAAGAACGACCTGGAGCGCGATGACCTGGTCAACGCGTTGATCTTCTTCCACGGCCGCGAGTCCGAGCCGAAGCGGGTGCAGATTGGCCCGCGCTTCTTCCTGTCGCCGGGACGGCTGGCGGGGGCCGCGGAGCAGACGTGTGCGTTGCTCGAGCGCGTGGACCGGGACTTGCGCTTCTCCGCCTGGCGGTTGGATGGGAAGGCCGTGCTGGAGCCCCAGGTGTTGCCCCTGGAGCGGAAGACGAAGGTGTCCGCGAAATGAGCGCCTTCGTGAAGGTCGCGCTCCTGGGCGGCTCCTTCAATCCTCCCCATGTGGGGCACCTGATGGCGGCCCACTACGTGCGCGCCACCCAGGACGTGGACGAGGTGTGGTTCATGCCCACCTTCCGGCACCCCTTTGGCAAGGCGAGCGTTCCCTTCGAGCACCGCGTGCGGATGTGTGATCGGATGTGCGAGGACGCCTCGGGCTGGATGAAGACGTCCCGGGTGGAGAGCGAGGTGGGCAAGGACGGGCGCACGGTGGACACGCTGGAATTCCTCCAGGCGCGGCACCCGGAGCACCGCTTCTCGCTCGTCATCGGCTCGGACATCCTCAAGGATTTGCCGCACTGGAAGGACTTCGACCGCATCCAGAAGCTCGTGCGGGTGGTGGTGCTCTACCGCGCGGGCTACCCCGCCGAGGGCACCGTGGGGCCGCCCCTGGCCGAGGTATCCTCCACGGACATCCGCGAGCGGTTGGCCCGGGGCGATCCCCCCACGGACCTGGTTCCCAGCAAGGTCCTCGTCCATGCCCGGGAGCATCATCTCTACGGGCTCTAAGCCCGCTCGCTGGGCGGACGGGCGGGGGGCGGAAACGTTTTTCGGGCTGGGCCGTACGTGAGCCAGGGGATGGGGATCGCGACGGACGAAGAGCTCATGGAACGCTTCTGCGACGGTGACCACACGGCATTCGAGGCCCTCTTCACCCGGCACTCCGGGGGGGTACAGGGCTTCCTGTCGCGGATGGTGCACGACGGGCCGCTCGCGGAGGATTTGCTGCAGACGACGTTCTTGTCGGTCGTCCGCTCTCGGGGCCGGTACGAGCGGGGGACGCGGTTCTCTCCCTGGCTGATGACGATCGCCGCCAATGCCGCCCGGGACGCCCTGCGCCGCCGCCAGCACCGCGAGGCGTTCGCGCGCGAGGCCTCCGTGCCGCTGCCTCCGGAGGACCCCTCCCTGGGAGACCCCGGCATGCGCAAGCGCCTGGAGGATGCCTTGCGGCAACTGTCCGCGGATCAGCGCGAGGCCATCCTCCTGCACAAGCTCGAGGGCTGGTCCTTCGAGGAGATCGCCGCGTTGCGCGGCATCAGTGTGAGCGCGGCCCGCGTCCGGGCCCACCGGGGATACGAGAAGCTGCGGCACCTGTTGGAAGGGGTGGGGGAGGTCTGATGGGCTCGTCGCTCGATACGTTGCTCACGCGGGAGGTTCCGGCTGGAGACACCGCCCGGGCGAGGGCCCTGGCCGCGGCGCGCGCGGAACTGGCGCGGATGCCCCAAGCACGGAACTGGCGCACCGAGGCCCTGCGGGTCGTCGCCGCGCCGGTGCTCCTGACATTGCTGGTGACCGGGGTGCTGCTCGCCCTGGACCGTACGTCCGTCTCCGTCCTGCTCGACCGAGCGCCCCTGCTGCTGCTGCTCTGGACCACGAGCGCCGTCTGTGCCTGGGGCGCGCTCGCTCCCCGGGGGCGAGGGCTCCAGCAAGGAGCATTGGGCATGGCGCTGGTGGGGGCCACGGCGCTCGTGTTCACCCGGGGCCCGGCCCACGGCGTCACCACGCTCCCGGAGTGGGTCTGCACGGCCAGTCATGTGGGCGTGGCGCTGCTGCCTGGGGTGGTGGCACTCGCCGCCTTGCGGAGCGCCGCCTTCCAACCCGCGAGGGCCCTGCTGGCCGGAGTGTCCGTGGGGACCGTGGGCGCCTTCCTGGGCGAGCTCGCGTGTTCCCTGGGGCCCACCCACGTCCTTCACTACCACCTGCCAGCCTGGGCGTTCGCCGCCGTCGCGACGCTCGTGGCTTCCCGCTTCCTCCCACCCCGGTCCTTCGCCCCATGAACCACGACACTGGCCTGGTCTTCCTCGAGGACGTGAAGGGCGCGCCCGTGCGCATGGGCGAGCCGGTGCGCATCTCCGGCTCGCCGTTGGATGGCTCCCTGGATCCGCGTTTCGTGGGCCACCGGGGCGTGGTGGTGGGGCTCGTGTACGACGAGCCGAGCACCCAGTACCCCGGAGATCCCCTCATCCAGGTGCGCGTCGAGGACCTGGGCGAGGACTTGTTCTTCGCCCGGGAACTCGAACGCTCCCCGGAGTGGGCGTGGCGTCCCCTCGCCGAGTCGCCCGAGGAGGAACTCCGGGGAACGGACTGCTCGCTCTGACTACGGGGTGCTCAGGGCGGCCTGGACCTCGGACTGGCGCTTCGCCGCGAAGCTCATGAGGCCGTTGGCGCCACTGAACGCGTCCTCGAAGGCCTGGGGCGTGCTCAGGAAGGTGTAGCCGGCCTGCTCGGGCGTCTCGCCCACCACGTACGGCGCGATGAGATCATGCGCCGCCTGGAGCCGGGCCTGGAGCGCGGCGGGCGCCACCAGTCCATTGGCCGCGTCCAGGGCGTACTGCCTGTAGATGGCGGCGTAGGTGGGATCGTCCATCAGGAAGCGGATGAGCGGCCAGCTCGCGTCCGCGCTCTGCTGGTTGAGGGACGCGGCCTGTCCCATGCCTTCTCCCATGGAGCGGTCATGGTCCCAGGTGATCCAGTGCAGGCGGTTGCCGTCGTCGGGGTCGGCGTAGAGGAAGTAGTTGTGCGCCATGGCGCCGTACGCGTCCCAGTTCTGCAACACGGTGTTCACCGCGAGCCACTGGAGGAAGCCCCGCACGTCCAGCTTCGCCTCGAGGCCCGCGCGCCACGCCGCCGCGTCGGTGCGATCCGCGTTGAGCGCGGCGATGGCCTCCTGCACGGGTGCCCAGCCCTGCTCCTCGTTCGCCTGCAACTCGAAGGACTCCTCGTCGAAGGCCTGCCAGCGCGCGCCCGTGCCGTCCGCCTCGTAGAGCGCGCCCTTGTGGTTGCCGAAGTGGCTGTCGAGCAGCGAGTCGTTGTCCGGATCCTCGTCGAGCGTGTAGAGGCCCCAGTATTGAGGGCCGTCGCCGTGGTCCACGTACAGGGCGACGAAGGCGGTGCGCGGGGCGGGCACGCCGGACTCGCGGAAGATGTCCGAGGCGACCTTGTCGCGCATGAGGGACGCGTCGGCCGCGCCATTGCCGAGCGACAGCTTCTTGAAGCCATAGAAGCGCTGATCCAGCGTCTCCGGGTGGTCATCCTCGAACTTGTCGAAGTGCAGGCGCAGCGGCAGCTTGCCCACGCCCGAGCTCCACGTCTGCGACAGTGAGGAGTTTCCCTTCATGCGCACGCCGATGTAGGGCCACGTCTTGCCTCCGAACGCGAGCGTGCCGGGGACATACACGGGCGTATTGGGCAACAGATCTCCCCCGCCGCCCCCACCTGGTGCGCCACCGCCGCCGCCCGGTCCTCCCTGCGGCTGACACACGAGCTGCGCGCCATTCATGAAGGCGCCGCAGGTGCTGGTGAAGGTGCCGCCCATGAAGGTGGCGGTGCAGGCGTCACCGGCCGCCTTGCCCTCGCAGGGCTGCGTGAGCTCCGTGGGGATTCCCCCTCCGCCGGGCCCGCCCCCTCCACCTCCTCCCGGGCCTCCACCGATTCCACCCCCCGCGCCGAACTCGCCCAGCATGGCGGTCATGTCGTCCTGCATCGTCTGCCAGTCGGCCGGGGTGAGGGAGAGGTCGAAGCGCAGGACCTGGTTCTGGGGGAAGACGACGTCGTAGGCGGGGGTCGCGTCCTTCCCGTGGGATGCCTCGGACCAGCCCTCGGGCCGCTCCACCGAGGTGCCACACGCGGAGGTGAGGGTGAGGGCGAGGGTGGCGAGGGCGCCAGGCCAGAAATGTCGTGTCATGGAGGCTTTCGTCAGGAGTGTGGTGCCGCGAGTGGGCACCCTGGAGCCTTCACGTGACTTGAACTTTACGAATTCGTGACGAGATGTTTTCGACGGCCCCTTGGGGCCGCAATCTTTCGTCACAAACGCGTAACGACCGTGAAAGAAGGCGGCGGTTGCATGCGAGTCGCCGGACTCGCGGCACATGCGCCCAGCGTGGCGAGCAGGAGGGTGGATGTTCGAGAAACTGATGCCCAGGTCGGACGGTGTCTTCAATGCCTTCGATGCCCAATGCGCCATCACCCTGGAGGGGGTGAGACTGCTCCATGATCTGATGAGCGATTACCGGGACGTGCCCGCCAAGGTGCAGGCGCTCCAGAAGGTGGGCCATCAGGGGGATTCGGTGGCCCATGGGGCCATCGAGCGGCTGCACGCGGAGTTCATCACCCCCTTTGATCGGACGCTCATCCACTCGTTGCTGTCGCGGATCGACGACGTGCTGGACTTCTCCCAGGCGGCGGCGACGCGGCTGCACTACTTCGAGCTCCCCACGAGCCTGCCCGAGGCCACCGAACTGACCCGCCTGCTCGTGATGACGACGGACAAGGTGCGCGAGGTGGTGGGGACGTTGCGGCGCATCCATCAGCCGGAGCCCATCCTCGCGGGCTGCAAGGCCATCAAGCGGCTGGTGGCGCAGGCGGATGACACCCTGGGGGCGGGGATGGGGCGGCTCTTCAAGAGCGGGATGGATCACCTCACCGTGCTCAAGTGGAAGGAGGTCTACGAGCTCATCGAGACCGCCACGGACAAATGCCGGGAAGCGGCGCACGTCGTCGAGGGCGTGGTGCTGGCCTCGGCCTGACCGGCGCCCGGGTCTACCGGGGCAGGACGCGCGCCAGGTGCCGGGAGGCGAGGATGCCGAAGGGCAGTCCCGCCCGGCCGGCCATGGACAACACCCGCTTGTCCTTGCTCACGAGCCAGGTGGCGCCCACGCGCGCGGCGAGTTCGAGGAACTTCTGATCCGCCCGGTCGCGGCAGCGGGGCAGGGCGGGCAGGGGCCGTGCCGGAGTGTCCTCGGCCACGCGCACGAGCCGCTGGTAGCGCTCGAAGGCCGTGGCTTGGGCCTCCGGGTCCAAGGCGAAGGAGGGGTAGGCGAGCACGTACTTCAACTCCCCGAGAGTGGAGGCATCGGCCCAGGCGATGACGGAGCCGGACTCCAGGGCGCCCGAGAGGGGCCGCACGGCGGGGTCATCGAAGACGAGCAGATCCAGCACCACGTTGGTGTCGAGCACCAGGGTTGTCATGGATCCTTCCTACTTCGCTCCGAGGCCCCAGGCACCTTCATCCCAACGTTTCAACATACTGCCTGTCTGGAGGCCATGCGGCACTGCCTGTGTTGCTCCTGTGTGCCCGGGTTCGCGCCGCACCTTATCGCCGCCCCCCGTCACGCGCGCTGCCTCCTACCCTCCAAGGGCCCGAAGCGCCAGGTAGGGAAATCCAACCTCCCCACGCGGTAGGTTGGGTGCTGCACCTCAGCGACCCACCATCGTACTGTCGATAGAGCCCACTGCGCCCGGGGAAACATGAAACGACCTGTAATATCGGGCGTTTAATCGAGAGCGGTGCATCGCAGCCCTTCTGTGCCGCCCGGTCCAAAACATGACCTGATGCGTCCGGCACCATGCCCGCCATGGGTGCAAGATGTTCGCACAAACGTATCCAGCACGTTTGACTTGGAGGTAAGTGGTCAAGCATAGTTCACGCGTAATGCATGTGTTTCTCCTGGCAAAAGAGGTCGTCACTGATACTTTAATTGCATTCAAATCCAACCATTGCATTGCTCCCGTTGCCGTGTGGCTGCGACTCAGAAGTGCCGTTATTACGCCTCAACGGCTTGCTTACCTGGCCGCATTGCTACCGCTGGTGCTCCTGTCTTCGAGTTGCGCGTCGTCAGCCCTCGTGACGGGACGAATTCAACCAGCACATTTCCAATTCACCACGACCGTGCCGCAGACAGAGCCCGGTGCGGACGGATGGCGCGTGGCATGTGTTCACGCACAAATCAACAACGGCGAAACAGGAGATGCATACATCTGCCAGGTCGGAGTCGAGATGCCAATAGAGACCAACGCCGGCCCTATATCTACCGCCCTTGCCCAACGGATCTCGGCGGACTGCGCCAATGATGCCGCATACGCGGTGCTCTCGACGCTCACTGAACCTCCCACGCCGCCGCTCATTAAACTGTGCATTGCAGTCAGAAGCGCATACGAAGTGAGGCTCAATGCCGCTATCCGTGGCTCGCGAATCAGAGCGACCTGCGATCCCAGAGCAAAGCCTGTTGTTTTTGGTATTCCCTTGCCTAAACGCTGACTGCTTGGTTTTCCCTTATGCCCCTCTCCCCATCAACTGAAGATCTCATCAGGATCGTTCAGGGTTACTATAGTTCAAATGACGGATTTCTTTTCGCATTGGAGCCGAGCCCAGAAGAAAGCCGACGTCAGGCGTTGTGGTTGAAGTGGACTGAGAACATGGAGCCCTGGAAAGCGTTTAGGGCCAAGCTAAAAAGCGAACTTCCAAATTATGAGACCGGGGCAACGTATTCAACCGCGGATGGGGGGCCCCGCTGTATGATTTATCCGCCGAAGGAGTCGAGAACACCTTCCTCTAATTGGATTGTGGTGGGGTGTGTGAGTTTGCTGGCGCCTGTTTATTTCGTGTATGGAGTGGAGTGCGAATATTTCGAAGGTCATTTTCGAAATGACAAAGCCAGCTTCGAGCCGCCGCCTCCCAACATGGTCTTGCCGACCCAGATCGTCGCCAGAACGATTGAATCATCGTTTGGGCTTGCTGCCGTTCCTCGTGAAATCGTGGAGATGCCTGTGCCTCTCTTCGCTGGACTACTAGAGCCTCCAACGACCACTCTCTTCCATGCACTATTCACCAGCGCGCCAAGTAGCGTCCCATAGGTGCTTCGTTGCTCATGGGTGGGTAGCACCCTTCTGAGGGAGAGGCCTCTCCGGAGGCAGAGTCGGGGAATGTGACGTTCCACGCTAGGGGCACATGAGGGGACGGGGACGAAGAAAAAGCCCAGCAACCCCGGAAGGATTGCTGGGCTTTCTTTGGCGAGGAGTACGGGACTTGAACCCGTGGCCTACTTGACGACCTTGTCCAGCGGCTTGGCCTCGGTGGTGGCCTGGGCCTTGGTCCAGTCGATGACCGGCGTCTGCCAGGACATGCCCGTCTCGCCCGGCTCGGAGTCCAGCTTCTCGAACTCGAAGCCGTCACCGCCGAAGTACAGGTACTCCACCGTGGCGACCTTGTAGACCTTCTTCGGATCCAACGGCTTGCCCTTGGCGTCCTTGAACTTGCCCTTGCCCGCGGCGGTGACGCCCGCGTACACGGCCTCGGGGTTGGCCAGCTGCGCCGCCAGGTCCGCGCCCTTGAGCTGCACCACCATCAGCGAGTTCTCGAACGGCAGCACCGAGTACACGCTGCCCTTGGTCACCTTGCCCGCCGGCAGTCCCTCGCGGAAGCCCTTGCGGTTGAGCACCACCGCGTCCGTGCCCAGCTGCTGCTGGATGGCGCCCGCCACCCAGTCGGACAGCTGCTTGGAGCCCTGCGGCAGGCCCTTCTTCGTGAAGCCGATCTCCTCGCCCAGCACCTTGTCCAGGCGCTCCTTGAACTCGGTGAGCTGCTGGGTGATGTCCGCGTTGGCCGCCGCGGCGACCTCGCCTCCCGTCACGTCCACGATCGACACGTCCTCGGCCTTCACCCGCTCGCCGCTGGGCTTGGAGGAATCGAAGGTGTAGGGCGCGCGCAGGTACTTGCCGAAGCCCTTGCCCAGCGACACGTAGGTGGTGGCGCCTTCCTTGGTCGGCTCCATCGGCTGCGAGCAGCGGCCTCCGGCCACCAGCGACACCTTCCACTCCGGATGCTGGGACACGAGCGGTTGCAGCGCGCTCGGGCACTCATCCGCCAGCACCACCACGGTGTCCGCTCCGGCCTTCTGGGCCGCGGTCACCGCTTCGCTCAGCGCCTGCTCGTTGGGGAGGATCTCCAGCCCCTCCGCGCGGCCGGCCATGGCCGTGAACACCGTCTTCGGCGGCGTCAGGCCCACCACGCCCACCCTCAGGCCCTGGCGCTCGAACACCTTGAAGCCCGGCAACTCCCAGCCCTTCGCCAGCGCCGCGTCCTTGACCTTGAGGTTGGCCGCGATGAAGGGGAAGCCGCCCAACTGCTGGTTCTTCTGGAACTGCTCCCGCCCGAAGTCCAGCTCGTGGTTGCCCAGGGCGGAGGCCGCGAAGCCCATGCGCCCCATCACCGTGGCGGTGGACTCGCCGTAGAGGAACGAGGAGATGGCCGGGCCATTCCACGCATCCCCGATGGTGAGCGCCAGGGTGGTGGCGTCCGGACACGGTGCCTTGCCGTCCTTCACCGGGCCGGGACAGTGCTTCTCCTTGGCCTCCCACCAGCCGAGCAGCTCCGCGGCGCCCGTCGTCTGCTTGTCACCCTCGGTGAGGGTGGGCAGCAACTGGCCGTTGGCGCTGCCGGTGATGAGCAGCGTCACCGTCTTGGGTGTGGCCGGCGGCGTCGTGGGTTGGGCGGGCACCTGGGGGGCGTTCTGCGGAGGGGGACTCTTCTCGCAGCCGGTGAGCGCGCCCATGAGGGACAGGGCGAGGACACCGGAAGCGCGGCGCCACGGGTTGGTTCCGAGCGACACCGGCTTGGACTCAGACTCAGGAGGCATGAGAAGGCTCCGAATGTGTTGGCGATACGTCCGCGCGAATACCACACCTCCCCGTGGGGTGCTCCAGAATGCTAGCCTGGGGCCGTGCGCAGCCACTCCCCGGATGTCCGTCCCCGCGAGCAGGAGGGACGGGACCATGAGACCGCGTCCGCCTCCTCCGACGATTCCCCCCTCTGGCGTGTGTGGGGCGACGTGCGACGCGGTGCCGAGCACCTGCCCTGGCGGACCGTTGCGCCTCCCACGAGCCGGTGGGCCCGCTTCATCCAGGGGTTCATCCTGCCTTTCCAACTCCTCCGGGTTCTCCTGGAGGAGCCGACGTCCCGACGCGCCTACCTGCGGGTGTGCTGCACCCAGGCGGTCGTCATCCTCGCGCTCTTCGTGACGTTCTCGGACTTCGGCAAGACGGTCGTCCGG from Melittangium boletus DSM 14713 includes the following:
- a CDS encoding exo-beta-N-acetylmuramidase NamZ family protein; protein product: MTRVKTGLDVWVEQGFAPLRGKRVGAIVNPTSVDSGFRHLADLLVRAPGVELAALFGPEHGIRGEAQYMVAVDDARDRRTGVPVFSLYGSTFESLSPRPEWLEGLDALVFDIQDVGSRYYTYVYTMALAMKAAAKAKVPFYVLDRPNPLNGVTVEGNLVGERYRSFVGLYPLPNRHGMTAGELARLFNDEQGFGCELTVVPMEGWRREHFWSDTGLPFLPPSPNMPTADTALVYPGMCQGEGTNVSEGRGTCRPFEQFGAPWVDSDALIARLEREALPGVRFRAVGFTPTFDKYRGESCSGAFIHVTDRSAFLPLRTGIAIFQALYELGQGRGFSWREDAYEFVDDVPAFDLLCGTDQVRRGIEAGWPLDRLLEGFEEQSRDFTRRRERHLLYAHGP
- the nadD gene encoding nicotinate (nicotinamide) nucleotide adenylyltransferase; translation: MSAFVKVALLGGSFNPPHVGHLMAAHYVRATQDVDEVWFMPTFRHPFGKASVPFEHRVRMCDRMCEDASGWMKTSRVESEVGKDGRTVDTLEFLQARHPEHRFSLVIGSDILKDLPHWKDFDRIQKLVRVVVLYRAGYPAEGTVGPPLAEVSSTDIRERLARGDPPTDLVPSKVLVHAREHHLYGL
- a CDS encoding RNA polymerase sigma factor, encoding MERFCDGDHTAFEALFTRHSGGVQGFLSRMVHDGPLAEDLLQTTFLSVVRSRGRYERGTRFSPWLMTIAANAARDALRRRQHREAFAREASVPLPPEDPSLGDPGMRKRLEDALRQLSADQREAILLHKLEGWSFEEIAALRGISVSAARVRAHRGYEKLRHLLEGVGEV
- a CDS encoding DUF1109 domain-containing protein, with the protein product MGSSLDTLLTREVPAGDTARARALAAARAELARMPQARNWRTEALRVVAAPVLLTLLVTGVLLALDRTSVSVLLDRAPLLLLLWTTSAVCAWGALAPRGRGLQQGALGMALVGATALVFTRGPAHGVTTLPEWVCTASHVGVALLPGVVALAALRSAAFQPARALLAGVSVGTVGAFLGELACSLGPTHVLHYHLPAWAFAAVATLVASRFLPPRSFAP
- a CDS encoding Carotenogenesis protein CarS, whose translation is MNHDTGLVFLEDVKGAPVRMGEPVRISGSPLDGSLDPRFVGHRGVVVGLVYDEPSTQYPGDPLIQVRVEDLGEDLFFARELERSPEWAWRPLAESPEEELRGTDCSL
- a CDS encoding CotH kinase family protein, with translation MTRHFWPGALATLALTLTSACGTSVERPEGWSEASHGKDATPAYDVVFPQNQVLRFDLSLTPADWQTMQDDMTAMLGEFGAGGGIGGGPGGGGGGGPGGGGIPTELTQPCEGKAAGDACTATFMGGTFTSTCGAFMNGAQLVCQPQGGPGGGGGAPGGGGGGDLLPNTPVYVPGTLAFGGKTWPYIGVRMKGNSSLSQTWSSGVGKLPLRLHFDKFEDDHPETLDQRFYGFKKLSLGNGAADASLMRDKVASDIFRESGVPAPRTAFVALYVDHGDGPQYWGLYTLDEDPDNDSLLDSHFGNHKGALYEADGTGARWQAFDEESFELQANEEQGWAPVQEAIAALNADRTDAAAWRAGLEAKLDVRGFLQWLAVNTVLQNWDAYGAMAHNYFLYADPDDGNRLHWITWDHDRSMGEGMGQAASLNQQSADASWPLIRFLMDDPTYAAIYRQYALDAANGLVAPAALQARLQAAHDLIAPYVVGETPEQAGYTFLSTPQAFEDAFSGANGLMSFAAKRQSEVQAALSTP
- a CDS encoding DUF47 domain-containing protein, which gives rise to MFEKLMPRSDGVFNAFDAQCAITLEGVRLLHDLMSDYRDVPAKVQALQKVGHQGDSVAHGAIERLHAEFITPFDRTLIHSLLSRIDDVLDFSQAAATRLHYFELPTSLPEATELTRLLVMTTDKVREVVGTLRRIHQPEPILAGCKAIKRLVAQADDTLGAGMGRLFKSGMDHLTVLKWKEVYELIETATDKCREAAHVVEGVVLASA
- a CDS encoding PIN domain-containing protein, coding for MTTLVLDTNVVLDLLVFDDPAVRPLSGALESGSVIAWADASTLGELKYVLAYPSFALDPEAQATAFERYQRLVRVAEDTPARPLPALPRCRDRADQKFLELAARVGATWLVSKDKRVLSMAGRAGLPFGILASRHLARVLPR
- a CDS encoding bifunctional metallophosphatase/5'-nucleotidase — protein: MPPESESKPVSLGTNPWRRASGVLALSLMGALTGCEKSPPPQNAPQVPAQPTTPPATPKTVTLLITGSANGQLLPTLTEGDKQTTGAAELLGWWEAKEKHCPGPVKDGKAPCPDATTLALTIGDAWNGPAISSFLYGESTATVMGRMGFAASALGNHELDFGREQFQKNQQLGGFPFIAANLKVKDAALAKGWELPGFKVFERQGLRVGVVGLTPPKTVFTAMAGRAEGLEILPNEQALSEAVTAAQKAGADTVVVLADECPSALQPLVSQHPEWKVSLVAGGRCSQPMEPTKEGATTYVSLGKGFGKYLRAPYTFDSSKPSGERVKAEDVSIVDVTGGEVAAAANADITQQLTEFKERLDKVLGEEIGFTKKGLPQGSKQLSDWVAGAIQQQLGTDAVVLNRKGFREGLPAGKVTKGSVYSVLPFENSLMVVQLKGADLAAQLANPEAVYAGVTAAGKGKFKDAKGKPLDPKKVYKVATVEYLYFGGDGFEFEKLDSEPGETGMSWQTPVIDWTKAQATTEAKPLDKVVK